From Candidatus Binatia bacterium, one genomic window encodes:
- a CDS encoding thrombospondin type 3 repeat-containing protein gives MRNLSGFFASALFVVALCTVPLAAAPRAWAVDSDCDGVDDSVDNCPTKFNPDQSDIDGDHIGDRCDSDKDGDTIANASDNCPKDANVDQTDSDGDGVGDACDECPVAPGGDVVNRHGCSIAQVCPCSGPDDQTLWHDHDAYIRCVKKAARNFAIHDLITSDQRHTIVDDAVTNSCGVLTPVAGDNDGDGVPDASDNCPSTSNPGQRNTDGDSFGDACDSDKDNDGVLNANDNCPLVANADGQSADADSDGVGDACDVCSGTTSGDIVDRDGCSVAQHCPCDADEDGKPWASHSKYRRCVSDEVFRMRLLGLMTSDQADTIRSDAAASTCGNRPPLCQ, from the coding sequence ATGCGAAACCTCAGCGGCTTCTTTGCGAGCGCCCTGTTCGTTGTTGCGCTGTGTACGGTTCCCCTGGCCGCCGCTCCCAGGGCGTGGGCCGTCGACAGCGACTGCGACGGGGTCGACGACAGCGTCGACAACTGTCCCACCAAGTTCAATCCGGACCAGAGCGACATCGATGGGGACCACATCGGGGATCGTTGCGATTCCGACAAGGACGGCGACACGATCGCCAACGCCAGTGACAACTGCCCGAAAGACGCCAACGTCGACCAGACCGACTCGGACGGCGACGGCGTCGGCGACGCGTGCGACGAATGCCCGGTCGCGCCGGGCGGCGACGTCGTCAACCGCCACGGTTGCAGCATCGCGCAGGTCTGCCCCTGCAGCGGGCCCGACGACCAGACGCTGTGGCACGACCACGACGCCTACATCCGCTGCGTGAAGAAAGCGGCGCGCAATTTCGCGATCCACGACCTGATCACGAGCGACCAGAGGCACACGATCGTCGACGATGCCGTCACCAACAGCTGCGGCGTGCTCACCCCGGTCGCTGGAGACAACGACGGCGACGGAGTGCCCGATGCGAGCGACAATTGCCCGTCCACGTCCAATCCCGGGCAGCGCAATACCGACGGCGATTCGTTCGGTGACGCTTGCGACAGCGACAAGGACAACGACGGCGTGCTCAATGCCAACGACAACTGCCCGCTGGTCGCCAACGCGGACGGCCAGTCTGCAGACGCGGATTCCGACGGCGTCGGCGATGCCTGCGATGTGTGCTCCGGCACGACGAGCGGCGACATCGTCGATCGCGACGGCTGCAGCGTTGCGCAGCACTGTCCCTGCGACGCAGACGAGGACGGCAAGCCGTGGGCGAGCCACTCCAAGTACCGGCGCTGCGTCAGCGACGAAGTGTTCCGCATGCGGCTGCTCGGCCTGATGACGAGCGACCAGGCGGATACGATTCGATCCGACGCCGCAGCCTCGACGTGCGGCAACCGCCCGCCGCTGTGCCAGTGA
- a CDS encoding helix-turn-helix domain-containing protein — protein MSSARRRAGLTLRSAAAKAATSHATIAAYEAGRKSPTLPTLLRILGSYGFAANIELSLRIRERDGIPRGEELEEALALAESFPARAGRALAFPKFPAR, from the coding sequence ATGAGTTCCGCCCGCCGCCGCGCCGGCCTCACCCTGCGAAGCGCCGCCGCAAAGGCGGCAACCTCGCACGCCACGATCGCCGCCTACGAAGCCGGGCGCAAGTCTCCCACCCTTCCCACGTTGCTGCGCATCCTCGGCTCTTACGGCTTCGCGGCCAACATCGAGTTGTCGCTGCGCATCCGCGAGCGCGACGGCATTCCTCGCGGAGAGGAACTCGAGGAGGCTCTGGCGCTGGCCGAATCCTTCCCGGCGCGCGCGGGCAGGGCCCTCGCGTTCCCGAAGTTCCCGGCGCGTTGA
- a CDS encoding M4 family metallopeptidase produces the protein MDRFRPIVPDHVLRRFADDPDLDEDTRANLHRSIALGAQLRRIRTETARLTLLASPAPEPRPSRPPAIEVFSCNHHTTLPGARIEDPSSADEAARQAFVETTGVAEFYRKVFGRNSVDGAGMALLSSVHYDRRFNNAFWNGTQMVYGDGDGQIFVDFTKANDVIAHELTHGVTEHSLRLGYSDEAGGLNESMSDVFGSMFRQWQAGQDAAGGDWLIGHDILGPKALARGYTCLRDMSDPAAKHCLSPQPVHYRQYRSGMDPHDSSGIPNRAFATIAKAVGGPSWDPVGKLWYEALTGSRAHPTMSMAQFAGATRAAAARLFPGNSSLHAAVDSGWKAVGL, from the coding sequence ATGGACCGTTTCCGTCCGATCGTGCCGGACCACGTCCTGCGCCGCTTCGCCGACGATCCGGATCTGGACGAGGACACGCGCGCAAACCTGCATCGCTCCATCGCGCTCGGGGCCCAGCTTCGCCGCATACGTACCGAGACTGCTCGGCTGACCCTGCTTGCCAGCCCCGCTCCCGAGCCGCGGCCATCGCGGCCCCCGGCGATCGAAGTCTTCTCGTGCAATCACCACACGACGCTTCCCGGCGCGCGCATCGAAGACCCTTCGTCCGCCGACGAAGCCGCGCGCCAGGCGTTCGTCGAAACCACCGGCGTCGCCGAATTCTACCGCAAGGTCTTCGGCCGCAACTCCGTCGACGGCGCAGGCATGGCGCTGCTGTCGTCGGTCCACTACGACCGCCGTTTCAACAACGCGTTCTGGAACGGCACGCAGATGGTCTACGGCGACGGCGACGGCCAGATCTTCGTCGATTTCACCAAGGCGAACGACGTGATCGCCCACGAGCTGACCCACGGCGTGACCGAGCACAGCCTTCGGCTCGGCTACAGCGACGAAGCCGGCGGCCTCAACGAGAGCATGTCGGACGTATTCGGATCGATGTTCCGCCAGTGGCAGGCGGGCCAGGACGCCGCCGGCGGTGACTGGCTGATCGGTCACGACATCCTCGGACCCAAGGCGCTCGCGCGCGGCTACACCTGCCTGCGCGACATGAGCGATCCGGCCGCGAAGCACTGCCTGTCGCCGCAGCCCGTCCACTACCGGCAGTACCGCAGCGGCATGGATCCTCACGACAGCAGCGGCATCCCGAACCGGGCCTTCGCGACGATCGCAAAAGCGGTCGGGGGACCGAGCTGGGATCCGGTCGGCAAACTCTGGTACGAGGCGTTGACGGGCTCCCGTGCGCATCCGACGATGTCGATGGCGCAGTTCGCCGGTGCGACGCGCGCGGCGGCGGCCCGCTTGTTTCCCGGCAATTCCTCGCTGCACGCGGCGGTGGATTCGGGATGGAAGGCGGTGGGTCTCTAG
- a CDS encoding protealysin inhibitor emfourin, with amino-acid sequence MKKIQVERLGGVAGFGTRAGHLRSRGEIHEASLCDADRAAVDALFESAGQAAPARSGARGIDELRYRLTREGPRGDESVEASESAVPQVLRESVKDEIV; translated from the coding sequence ATGAAGAAGATCCAGGTCGAGCGTCTCGGCGGCGTTGCAGGATTCGGAACCCGCGCCGGTCATCTGAGGAGCCGCGGCGAAATCCATGAAGCGTCGCTCTGCGATGCCGACCGTGCGGCAGTCGATGCACTCTTCGAGAGCGCCGGTCAGGCGGCGCCGGCTCGCAGCGGGGCACGCGGGATCGACGAGCTGAGATACCGCCTCACGCGCGAAGGCCCGCGTGGCGACGAGAGCGTCGAAGCGAGCGAGTCCGCAGTGCCCCAGGTGCTGCGGGAATCCGTCAAGGACGAGATCGTCTGA